The Rhododendron vialii isolate Sample 1 chromosome 6a, ASM3025357v1 genome includes a window with the following:
- the LOC131331155 gene encoding CST complex subunit CTC1-like isoform X2: protein MEEGGVKIIALADLLRRSRPVTAASSLTPSRSISPSSKPQPSDRNQTSTPPTQNPNPHPKTLSSLNHPSLIIGTLTLPSHDNNPSSSNSTPRCPKTSCFSFSDGSSVVCCDILDLDVRIIGRKIHVLAWNFIPLKCGGGFLEIITWRLPETSGVIPPCSNVFPLVSDSVIDCGDGDKARYSVRGELESVSPVSVVPCVSNSSVSRNVCGFLVQILVCTCKLCCVKDSKLMAMQDQIEGQDSHCFAKPVIVYFCGSASSWHPVIIKLIGSVVLLSGLKKKLVFIGEEDSQLMYVTSEKTLLHLPKVINRRFPASKTVIKGNGECGMYTGTVTGIYMQSMVVELDREVMLLLTDRLIALPHSLRVGAIVSMRNVHFVNPKFCWTKVLILGACYRTSIIVKSFSPFETGCCLSSQSQSLLGKFINSLSFSVKLWVLLLVSSFRKKFAGILNEKEILGSNNKEGLVQSYANSQLPSSMFRSRHGVFREYCKHDSCGCGNEPNYGQLKLVVPIAHFVSHCEATWMKMLWERETDSDLMNNSDKNSHLSCEGLPYSGSIRRIMLSEDIGVVLLGSISSSSGRVQLIDATGSIDVIIPDLSSAWNTDSLYEVNDFSLVMEGKLERVDCLGLHLNDSFLCRNIFNSIRLVREMKLAIYLLYHLGDSKSRNLPFHAGIKNKANFEELQSGRFHLLLVTHKYPVEQTFQGERGTSSMFAEAFILLWDLLIAGKDGHKCPTNLSSDLLKEPMEHHYTSRNYPEFVPSKRYKIDQPSNRESHSSLHGAEYELCGPKTCLSSSSYARSYQEQKCLNLCSPPDIPCFVTNNDHCVASPGILCCSKANLKVSSGSTPSAQKILLEFNSESFWKCELLRIGSYYIIKHHKEDILCTSKDTNDASCCKIIITSTTHLWSLSFSSDEDIQSTNLSHPPTDSFDSPNETPSECPHQNVRPLKNLSVDCVSSHPDLHVHLFRDNESFLKENLKSLDEGLLKPSVSVEEVANISWCSETKMSGSFHYSGTSDPEFQLPEGNLISFHGHVVAVHNSGSSSFGANVRRKSPVDISCTKFFPVTNSVCIHVLVDRHLVKIFGAQSKHSYPIGFGPDITATFHRVLVLSGRNEVILTPTSFIVIKAVGVASDQRIDKYDNGLVVSGQCNVASLDTFPSALMSEIMQHSDCKPVQFHCRVVAIYILVLEDSSKAVYPKSRFHSQSPVINIPLAGFVLDDGSSSWCCWTNSEKAAILLRLHEEFSHENHTRSTRGSKIIRADEARGPLRHLDKILQKHGRVIVKNYGSMFDSSAQDLNFSVTSNTIFSSSDEDLLKFLILKACFSTLWTVVGTRMDSNAIGKLEKRLMEMEMKMHPMQNIWVGEVHFSNPLTEARKIAQELLNR from the exons ATGGAAGAAGGAGGCGTGAAAATCATCGCACTTGCCGACCTCCTCCGCCGCTCTCGTCCCGTCACCGCCGCATCATCTCTCACTCCCAGCCGTTCGATTTCCCCATCTTCAAAACCACAGCCGTCCGACAGAAATCAGACCTCCACTCCTcccacccaaaaccctaaccctcaCCCTAAAACCCTGTCCTCTCTCAACCACCCATCCCTCATCATCGGAACCCTAACCCTACCTTCCCACGACAACAACCCTTCATCTTCAAATTCCACTCCTCGTTGCCCTAAAACCAGCTGCTTCTCGTTCTCCGACGGTTCCTCGGTCGTCTGCTGCGATATTCTTGACCTAGACGTTCGAATTATAGGAAGAAAGATACACGTTCTTGCTTGGAACTTCATTCCATTGAAATGTGGCGGGGGTTTCTTGGAAATCATCACGTGGAGACTTCCGGAAACTTCCGGTGTGATTCCTCCGTGTTCGAATGTGTTTCCTTTGGTTTCGGATTCGGTGATTGATTGTGGAGACGGTGACAAGGCGAGATATTCGGTTCGTGGCGAGTTAGAGTCTGTCAGCCCTGTTTCGGTAGTTCCGTGTGTTAGTAATTCTAGCGTTTCAAGAAATGTTTGTGGGTTTCTTGTGCAAATTTTGGTTTGTACGTGTAAATTGTGTTGTGTGAAGGACTCTAAATTAATGGCTATGCAAGATCAGATTGAAGGGCAGGATAGCCATTGCTTTGCCAAACCTGTGATTGTGTACTTTTGTGGGTCGGCTTCGTCCTGGCATCCTGTGATTATAAAGCTGATTGGTAGTGTTGTTTTGCTATCTGGGTTGAAGAAGAAGTTGGTTTTTATAGGAGAGGAAGATTCTCAGTTGATGTATGTAACTTCCGAAAAAACTTTGTTGCATCTCCCCAAGGTGATTAATAGACGGTTTCCAGCTAGTAAGACCGTAATTAAGGGCAATGGTGAATGTGGCATGTATACCGGCACTGTTACGGGCATTTACATGCAGAGCATGGTAGTTGAGTTGGACAGAGAAGTGATGTTGTTACTTACAGATCGACTTATCGCTCTGCCGCATAGTCTCAGAGTTGGCGCTATT GTATCCATGAGGAATGTCCATTTTGTGAATCCAAAATTTTGTTGGACAAAAGTACTTATTCTTGGTGCTTGCTATAGAACTAGCATTATTGTGAAATCTTTTTCCCCATTTGAAACTGG GTGTTGTTTAAGTTCACAATCTCAAAGCCTTTTGGGGAAGTTCATTAATTCATTATCATTTTCCGTAAAACTATG GGTATTACTTCTTGTCTCAAGTTTCAGGAAAAAGTTTGCTGGCATTTTAAATGAGAAGGAGATCTTGGGATCAAACAAT AAGGAAGGACTGGTTCAGTCATATGCTAATTCGCAGTTACCTTCATCCATGTTTCGATCTCGG CATGGAGTATTTAGAGAATACTGTAAGCATGACTCTTGCGGCTGTGGCAACGAACCGAACTACGGTCAACTTAAACTG GTGGTACCTATCGCTCATTTTGTCAGTCATTGTGAAGCAACATGGATGAAAATGCTGTGGGAACGGGAGACTGATTCTGACTTGATGAATAACTCTGACAAAAATAGCCATCTATCCTGTGAAGGATTACCTTATAGTGGGTCAATTAGGAGGATTATGCTCAGTGAAGACATAGGTGTTGTTTTGCTTGGATCG atttcCTCATCTTCTGGAAGGGTGCAATTGATTGATGCAACTGGCAGCATTGATGTCATTATACCAGATCTTTCATCAGCTTGGAATACTGACAGTCTATACGAG GTAAATGACTTCTCTCTTGTTATGGAAGGAAAACTGGAACGAGTGGATTGTTTGGGGTTACACCTCAACGACTCATTCTTGTGCAGAAATATTTTTAACAGCATTCGATTAGTAAGAGAGATGAAGCTAGCAATTTATCTTCTCTATCATTTGGGAGACTCAAAATCCAGAAATCTCCCCTTCCATGCTGGTATCAAGAATAAAGCAAACTTTGAGGAGCTTCAAAGTGGAAGATTTCACCTTCTTTTGGTGACACATAAATATCCTGTGGAACAAACG TTTCAAGGTGAACGAGGTACTTCAAGCATGTTTGCAGAGGCATTCATTTTGCTTTGGGATCTTTTAATTGCTGGCAAGGACGGGCATAAGTGTCCGACTAACCTTTCTTCAGACCTGCTGAAAGAACCCATGGAGCATCACTATACTAGCAGAAACTACCCGGAATTCGTTCCTAGTAAGAGATATAAAATTGATCAGCCATCAAATAGAGAATCGCATTCTAGTTTGCACGGTGCTGAATACGAATTATGTGGCCCAAAAACTTGTCTCTCTTCGAGTTCTTATGCGAGATCATATCAGGAGCAGAAATGTTTGAATTTATGTTCCCCGCCTGATATTCCTTGTTTTGTTACCAATAATGATCATTGTGTAGCTAGTCCAGGAATCTTGTGTTGCTCAAAAGCTAATTTGAAGGTCAGTTCTGGTTCCACACCCAGTGCACAGAAGATATTGTTGGAGTTCAATTCTGAAAGCTTTTGGAAGTGTGAG CTGTTGAGAATTGGCAGCTATTACATCATAAAGCATCACAAAGAAGATATTCTATGTACTTCCAAGGACACTAATGATGCAAGCTGTTGTAAAATTATTATCACTTCTACAACACATCTGTGGAGCCTGTCATTCTCTTCTGATGAGGATATCCAAAGTACCAATCTATCACACCCTCCTACTGATTCATTTGACAGCCCTAATGAGACACCCTCTGAATGTCCTCATCAAAATGTGCGTCCTCTCAAGAATTTGAGTGTAGATTGTGTTTCAAGTCATCCAGACTTGCATGTACATCTCTTTAGGGATAATGAAAGTTTCTTAAAGGAAAATCTTAAGTCATTGGATGAAGGTTTGCTTAAGCCATCTGTCTCAGTTGAAGAGGTTGCCAACATTTCTTGGTGCAGTGAGACCAAAATGAGTGGATCATTTCATTATTCTGGTACTTCTGACCCTGAATTCCAGTTGCCTGAGGGAAATTTGATCTCTTTCCATGGACATGTGGTGGCTGTTCACAACTCTGGTTCCAGTTCTTTCGGCGCAAATGTAAGGCGCAAAAGTCCGGTGGATATTAGTTGCACAAAATTCTTTCCAGTGACAAACAGTGTCTGTATTCATGTTTTGGTGGACCGTCACTTG GTTAAGATTTTTGGTGCTCAAAGCAAACATTCATATCCCATTGGATTTGGACCTGACATCACTGCAACTTTCCATCGAGTACTTGTTTTGAG TGGGAGGAATGAAGTCATCCTGACACCTACATCTTTCATTGTAATCAAAGCCGTAGGAGTAGCCAGCGACCAACGCATCGACAAGTATGATAATGGATTAGTTGTTTCAGGGCAATGCAATGTTGCATCTCTAGATACTTTTCCATCAGCTTTGATGTCTGAAATAATGCAACACAGTGACTGTAAGCCAGTACAGTTTCATTGCAGG GTTGTGGCTATTTATATTCTGGTTCTGGAGGACAGCAGTAAAGCTGTTTATCCCAAATCAAGATTTCACTCCCAGTCGCCTGTGATTAATATTCCCCTCGCTGGTTTTGTATTAG ATGATGGGTCGTCCTCATGGTGTTGCTGGACAAATAGTGAAAAGGCAGCAATCTTACTGAGGCTACATGAAGAATTTTCACATGAAAATCATACTAGAAGTACGAGGGGATCAAAGATCATAAGGGCAGATGAGGCCCGTGGCCCCCTTCGTCATTTAGATAAAATTTTACAGAAGCATGGTAGAGTTATTGTCAAAAACTATGGATCGATGTTCGACTCTTCAGCTCAAGACCTTAATTTTTCCGTCACTTCAAATACTATCTTCAGCAGCTCAGATGAGGACCTCCTCAAGTTTCTTATCCTCAAAGCCTGCTTCAGCACCTTATGG ACTGTTGTCGGCACTCGGATGGATTCCAATGCTATTGGAAAGCTGGAGAAACGGTTGATGGAAATGGAGATGAAAATGCATCCAATGCAAAATATATGGGTTGGAGAAGTTCACTTCTCAAACCCTCTCACTGAAGCACGAAAAATAGCCCAAGAACTCCTGAACCGGTAG